One genomic window of Candidatus Nitrospira inopinata includes the following:
- a CDS encoding translocation/assembly module TamB domain-containing protein, with translation MKPLKILAVACVALLIILAGTVAAIRFFFPADQIRKQLERTLSEHLQGTVRIAALEWELLHGIRLGNIEIERNGVPLARFDRLSLRYRLLPLLHGTVAVDELALIQADVFVDLALFPAPSQAEPPPRRDEPVVLPTLPLSVNIESIRIEHSHVTMVGHDDLRLTLRDVTLTSRLHAGPKTADLSGTLDIADIEAFVNQHRWRLPLHLAFTLSVDFPMERLVLERVEIRCDPVISLAATGRVDHLVSTPTVTFSVQESQLDLEGLVSLAQPFLPPPLAGARLAGTISPSLTIAGSQTDRGFDGAIRLDINGRDIRGSAPSFGLSLESTSFQVRTGEIPVHANRPGPIHADLSVNMTGITAGAASVRDLAFGLQADRSEAGRLAAHVTMKGLVSAALEPAGPRLSEPLTLDVETSGDETALSFSLTRVEATVGDLVSLVANGTVGPLGEAGKQAQEQRPFSLRAAVRSDAGKLFRALPPSLRQGFGLTAHGAPQTASLNVTGSLDADWRPLRAEATLSLDAADLHAVHVVSAEQRLEGTLDRLTLALRTAYHAKSESLKGTVDGLIRLSHLRQGTTATVGTVSVTLNGDINGRVGSDFAVRRLTASNRLTSEIRDVRYETPTMTGTFNHLTASAKAHGDLIDGPYVLNEARLTVGQLLDGRVSGTFNPRTQRFAFDIAVPSLNVAEIQHHMTGPAVESLAAVKPSGQLSMRIGGSGTIPTPDDVAQLTIPVQASAQVALQHVGGSFQGHGITGATGTISLSVEPPEQQSTKRQVITTSWKLKTDRLDLGGDAPVKHLENLALALDGSIESFDRLTLERFVLSADGLDASIDTELSGIKRFLNRKEGAPWLEGLGPLFVKSNLQATLDLDRFADAVRSFGVAGSGRAGLALVLNKKERGPLDVRVTVLPHRLSIAQREQHVEDLDGAIELRKVLQWMSPSDKQAREAEFRPTGLLPDLHLTAPARRDIRIRLVKAGPIEVRNLSGHLFLDQNRLVVHNLAMNLLGGGLGGEVTGTGGKAFRVDLRMEAAGLDTNHLLPAGEQIPGDSLIDATVTGTLAFDDQQGRLDFGKSVLDLSLTRIGRHTLDRLLRFLDPTGGNPSIIGARSAVKLANPASVRITMSKGLVAIRIRFQEGLLSRFEMDRIPAGQMKQIRDLTATIPQWNDLRRLMALLGAERYGVDQAGGFVLE, from the coding sequence ATGAAACCGCTCAAAATTCTCGCCGTCGCCTGCGTCGCGCTCCTGATCATACTGGCAGGCACCGTAGCCGCGATTCGCTTCTTCTTTCCTGCCGACCAAATCCGCAAGCAATTGGAGCGCACCTTGTCGGAGCACCTTCAAGGAACCGTGCGCATCGCCGCTTTGGAATGGGAGCTGCTGCATGGCATCCGCCTCGGTAACATCGAAATAGAAAGAAACGGCGTACCCCTCGCTCGGTTTGATCGCCTGTCGCTGCGCTACCGACTCCTCCCCCTTCTTCATGGAACAGTGGCCGTCGACGAGCTGGCGCTGATCCAGGCTGACGTCTTTGTTGATCTCGCTCTTTTCCCCGCCCCATCCCAAGCGGAACCACCCCCGCGCCGCGACGAGCCGGTCGTCCTTCCGACGCTCCCCCTGTCGGTCAACATCGAATCCATCCGCATTGAACACTCTCATGTCACCATGGTCGGTCATGACGACCTCCGTCTCACCTTGCGCGACGTCACTCTGACGTCCCGCTTGCACGCCGGCCCGAAGACCGCCGACTTGTCAGGGACTCTGGATATCGCCGACATCGAAGCGTTTGTGAACCAACACCGGTGGCGGCTCCCTCTGCACCTCGCCTTTACCCTCTCTGTCGATTTCCCGATGGAACGACTGGTTCTTGAACGGGTGGAGATCCGGTGCGATCCCGTAATCAGTCTCGCTGCCACCGGCCGGGTCGATCATCTTGTCTCCACCCCGACTGTGACGTTTTCTGTCCAAGAAAGCCAACTCGACTTGGAGGGGCTTGTGTCATTGGCACAGCCGTTTCTCCCTCCCCCCCTCGCTGGTGCGCGGCTGGCGGGAACGATCTCTCCCTCGCTTACCATCGCCGGCTCCCAAACCGACAGGGGATTCGACGGGGCGATCCGGCTCGACATCAACGGCCGTGACATTCGCGGATCGGCGCCCTCGTTTGGACTCTCCCTTGAGTCCACGTCTTTTCAGGTGCGGACCGGCGAGATTCCCGTTCACGCCAACCGTCCCGGTCCCATCCATGCCGACCTCTCGGTCAACATGACCGGCATCACCGCGGGAGCGGCCTCCGTGCGAGACTTGGCTTTCGGCCTTCAAGCCGACCGGAGCGAGGCGGGGCGACTCGCCGCCCATGTCACCATGAAGGGTCTGGTCTCCGCCGCACTTGAGCCGGCCGGGCCACGCCTCTCGGAGCCGCTCACGCTCGACGTCGAAACATCCGGAGACGAAACGGCCTTGTCCTTCTCTTTGACCAGGGTGGAAGCGACCGTCGGCGACCTCGTGAGTCTCGTTGCGAACGGCACCGTCGGTCCGCTGGGAGAAGCGGGCAAACAAGCACAGGAACAACGCCCCTTTTCCTTGCGCGCCGCTGTCCGAAGCGACGCCGGTAAACTGTTTCGAGCCCTACCCCCCTCGCTCCGCCAAGGGTTCGGGCTCACGGCTCATGGCGCCCCCCAAACAGCCTCGCTCAACGTAACCGGTTCGCTTGATGCCGACTGGCGTCCGCTGCGGGCCGAGGCCACCCTATCCCTCGACGCGGCGGACCTTCACGCCGTTCACGTGGTTTCGGCAGAACAGCGGCTTGAAGGGACCTTGGACCGGCTGACCCTTGCGCTGCGGACTGCGTATCACGCCAAGAGCGAATCGCTCAAGGGAACGGTTGACGGATTGATCAGGCTCTCACACCTGCGGCAAGGAACAACCGCAACCGTTGGAACTGTCTCCGTCACGCTCAACGGCGACATCAACGGCCGCGTAGGATCGGATTTTGCCGTCCGCCGCCTCACGGCCAGCAACCGCTTGACCTCGGAAATCCGCGATGTCCGATACGAAACTCCCACGATGACCGGGACATTCAACCACCTGACCGCCTCAGCCAAGGCCCACGGAGACCTGATTGACGGCCCCTACGTGCTGAACGAGGCCCGCCTCACCGTCGGACAGTTGCTGGACGGCAGGGTCTCCGGAACATTCAATCCTCGAACCCAACGATTTGCCTTCGACATCGCCGTTCCCTCGCTCAACGTGGCTGAAATTCAACACCACATGACAGGACCTGCCGTGGAGTCCCTTGCAGCGGTCAAACCGTCAGGACAGCTCTCGATGCGAATCGGCGGCTCAGGGACGATCCCCACGCCGGACGACGTGGCCCAACTCACCATTCCCGTCCAGGCTTCCGCGCAGGTCGCCCTCCAGCACGTGGGAGGCTCGTTCCAAGGTCATGGGATCACAGGAGCAACCGGCACGATCAGTCTATCCGTCGAACCGCCGGAACAGCAATCGACCAAGCGCCAGGTGATCACAACCTCGTGGAAGCTCAAAACAGACCGATTGGATCTTGGCGGAGACGCCCCCGTTAAACACCTCGAGAACTTGGCGCTGGCGCTGGACGGGTCGATCGAATCCTTCGACCGGCTCACCCTTGAGCGATTCGTCCTCAGCGCCGACGGGCTCGACGCCTCGATCGACACGGAATTGTCGGGGATCAAACGGTTTCTGAACAGAAAGGAAGGGGCGCCTTGGCTCGAGGGGCTGGGTCCTCTCTTCGTCAAATCCAATCTCCAGGCTACGCTCGATCTCGACCGGTTCGCGGATGCCGTCCGATCGTTCGGCGTGGCCGGGTCCGGGCGAGCCGGGCTCGCCCTGGTCCTCAATAAAAAAGAGCGGGGGCCGCTCGACGTGCGGGTGACGGTGCTGCCTCATCGGTTGTCCATAGCCCAAAGAGAACAGCACGTCGAGGACTTGGACGGTGCCATCGAGCTCCGCAAGGTGCTTCAGTGGATGTCGCCTTCCGACAAACAGGCTCGTGAAGCCGAGTTTCGACCGACCGGCCTCCTTCCCGACCTTCATCTCACCGCGCCGGCGCGACGGGACATTCGTATCAGATTGGTCAAGGCCGGGCCCATCGAGGTCCGCAATCTGTCAGGACACCTGTTTCTTGACCAGAATCGCCTGGTCGTTCACAACCTGGCCATGAACCTGCTCGGCGGAGGGCTTGGCGGCGAGGTCACGGGCACGGGCGGCAAGGCCTTTCGCGTGGACCTCCGGATGGAAGCAGCGGGACTGGACACGAATCACCTGCTGCCGGCGGGCGAGCAGATCCCCGGCGACAGTCTGATCGATGCCACCGTGACTGGAACCCTCGCCTTCGACGACCAACAGGGCCGCCTCGATTTTGGCAAGAGCGTATTGGACCTATCGCTCACCAGAATCGGGCGTCACACATTGGACCGATTGCTCCGGTTTCTCGACCCGACCGGCGGCAACCCGTCGATCATCGGCGCCCGTTCCGCAGTGAAGCTGGCGAATCCAGCTTCCGTCCGCATCACGATGTCCAAGGGGCTGGTCGCCATCCGCATACGATTTCAGGAGGGACTGCTCTCCCGTTTTGAGATGGACCGAATTCCAGCGGGCCAGATGAAACAGATCCGCGACCTCACGGCGACCATCCCACAATGGAACGATCTTCGTCGTCTCATGGCCCTGTTGGGAGCAGAGCGATATGGAGTGGATCAAGCAGGCGGGTTTGTTTTAGAGTGA
- a CDS encoding DUF1318 domain-containing protein: MFRKTTGYQSPETTTSLSRNHGLRVAIVTYGITLAGCGGPLVGVTIVDEKTALENQVLGTYQELNQEVLLVASVRYIDPSGKLVPQPPIPPSKEAAIRAMQRSAFNRDDIDRLKAEEILGENLEGRLSILALEKVSADRQAFVKNLVEEENADRETLMQRVLTTNETFTPQDLPKIRRTFAALNRDRARSGDWIQREDGQWVRKP; this comes from the coding sequence ATGTTCAGAAAAACGACGGGCTACCAGTCGCCGGAAACAACCACGTCATTGAGCCGGAACCACGGCCTACGGGTGGCCATCGTGACCTACGGGATCACACTCGCCGGCTGTGGCGGGCCGCTCGTTGGTGTGACGATCGTCGATGAAAAGACCGCGCTGGAAAATCAGGTCCTGGGCACCTACCAGGAATTGAATCAGGAAGTGCTGCTCGTCGCCTCGGTCCGTTACATTGACCCCTCAGGCAAGTTAGTGCCGCAGCCTCCCATCCCACCGAGCAAAGAAGCGGCCATCCGCGCCATGCAACGGTCGGCTTTCAACAGGGACGACATCGACCGGCTCAAGGCGGAAGAGATCCTGGGCGAAAATCTGGAGGGGAGACTGAGTATTCTGGCCCTGGAGAAGGTTTCCGCCGATCGCCAGGCCTTCGTCAAAAACCTCGTGGAGGAGGAAAACGCCGACCGAGAGACACTCATGCAGCGGGTCTTGACGACCAACGAGACCTTCACGCCACAGGACCTGCCGAAAATACGACGTACCTTCGCGGCCCTCAACCGAGACCGAGCCCGTTCCGGAGACTGGATTCAACGGGAAGATGGGCAATGGGTCCGCAAACCCTAA